Proteins found in one Leishmania major strain Friedlin complete genome, chromosome 35 genomic segment:
- a CDS encoding conserved hypothetical protein (previous protein_id=AAZ14586.1): protein MSTHSYVDSENGVAIDNLSFASHISTSGRCVPADVESIAQAIASTSRRPEDGTPSTTDGEEAGLGMSADLSTMDIVKKFFFLGYPLTLSSLAQFSLNLVIIMVIGRLLGLEAMGGVSLALGLVNATGFAFGAGLCGALETVLSHSFGHFQQEKKRLAQAQTEAERTGTTVEPQVPCTLHIYGIYAQRMSIILMVACVPLGFVLCFADALLTIAGESAAVVHYTGKWCRWAVFGIPAAMAFQLIQRYYSCQHLTKPLPVALFSAAVANPILQLIFVKLFGFAGSPIAWLIMMTGIVAGLVFYLRYTGRDKLTWGGWDIRCAQNVNSLVKIALPSMGMMLSEWVALEVNALASGYGTAAELGAYTITLQVFGIMWAMGSGVMILTSVFVGNAIGEGKPLLARRIAFIALAVVLGIATVDVVLCLLLQPFIPSFFVQAEEVDAVAAIYRELMYVVMPYHFVDVFQSTVMGALRGCELQKLGAVIITVAFCAVGVPLSFLLFFHFKIGIKALWIGPFTGVAVVGTPVYIYILLRYIKWENLKPHADNTAILEETETGAARTRAISNPVDIPLDNAAASVESPQVVAVRRFVNSPTPITTVQVPTAASVAEKPQQ from the coding sequence ATGTCTACACATTCGTACGTCGACTCCGAGAACGGTGTGGCGATCGACAACCTGTCCTTCGCCTCGCACATCTCGACCTCTGGCCGCTGTGTGCCGGCCGATGTCGAGTCCATCGCTCAGGCCATCGCGAGCACGAGTCGCCGCCCAGAAGACGGTACGCCGTCGACTACTgatggcgaggaggcggggctTGGCATGAGCGCAGACCTCTCAACCATGGATATTGTGAAGAAGTTCTTTTTTTTGGGCTACCCGCTCACCCTTTCGTCGCTGGCGCAATTCTCGCTGAACCTCGTCATTATCATGGTGATTGGACGGCTGCTGGGCCTCGAGGCCATGGGCGGCGTATCCCTTGCTCTGGGGCTGGTGAACGCCACTGGATTCGCGTTCGGTGCTGGGCTGTGCGGCGCACTGGAGACGGTACTGTCGCACAGCTTTGGCCACTTTCAGCAGGAGAAAAAGCGGCTGGCGCAGGCACAGACGGAGGCTGAGCGGACGGGCACCACGGTGGAGCCGCAGGTGCCTTGCACACTTCATATATACGGCATCTACGCTCAGCGCATGTCCATTATTCTCATGGTGGCTTGCGTGCCGCTAGGGTTCGTCTTGTGCTTTGCTGATGCGCTGCTCACTATTGCtggcgagagcgccgccgtAGTGCACTACACAGGCAAGTGGTGTCGCTGGGCAGTATTCGGAATTCCTGCAGCCATGGCGTTTCAGCTTATCCAGCGGTACTATTCGTGCCAGCACCTGACGAAGCCGTTGCCCGTTGCGCTCTTttccgctgccgttgccaaTCCCATTCTGCAGTTGATCTTTGTGAAGCTCTTCGGCTTTGCAGGCTCGCCGATTGCGTGGCTGATAATGATGACCGGCATCGTTGCAGGACTCGTCTTCTACCTACGGTACACCGGTCGTGACAAGCTGACatggggtgggtgggacATCCGCTGCGCGCAGAACGTTAACAGCCTCGTCAAAATTGCCCTGCCTTCTATGGGCATGATGCTCAGCGAGTGGGTTGCCCTTGAAGTGAATGCGCTTGCCAGTGGCTACGGAACGGCTGCGGAGCTCGGTGCGTACACGATCACTCTGCAGGTCTTTGGTATTATGTGGGCCATGGGTTCCGGTGTGATGATATTGACGTCTGTGTTCGTCGGCAACGCCATCGGCGAGGGCAAGCCGCTTCTTGCGCGGCGCATTGCTTTTATCGCACTGGCTGTTGTGCTGGGCATTGCCACTGTTGATGTCGTGCTGTGCCTTCTCCTGCAACCCTTTATTCCGTCGTTTTTTGTCcaggcagaggaggtggacgcgGTAGCAGCCATTTACAGGGAGCTGATGTATGTAGTGATGCCGTACCACTTCGTCGACGTTTTCCAGAGCACTGTGATGGGTGCTCTGCGTGGGTGTGAGCTGCAAAAACTCGGCGCGGTTATCATCACCGTGGCGTTCTGCGCGGTGGGGGTCCCGCTGAGCTTCCTTCTGTTCTTCCACTTTAAGATCGGCATCAAGGCGCTGTGGATTGGGCCGTTCACTGGCGTCGCCGTGGTGGGGACGCCTGTGTACATCTACATCCTTCTACGGTATATCAAGTGGGAAAACCTGAAGCCTCACGCTGACAACACCGCGATACTGGAGGAGACAGAAACTGGTGCTGCTCGTACTCGCGCCATCAGCAACCCTGTTGATATACCGCTGGATAACGCAGCCGCTAGTGTGGAATCCCCACAAGTTGTAGCGGTGCGGCGGTTTGTCAATTCTCCCACGCCGATCACAACTGTGCAGGTCCCGACTGCCGCTTCCGTTGCTGAGAAGCCTCAGCAGTAG
- a CDS encoding conserved hypothetical protein (previous protein_id=AAZ14587.1) produces MSRATERLHTCECAAAYRVASLLQRPRTVEGADAGSLRGTTAQIEQFLARASREPAVRMEPECMQTGSGNSSGAEELSLADEGPTLQLSVVAGVLEEAEVAAEQRGISSLDGLVLPTAANQEELQRRKAEQAQAMLNLLSALSPSAPAPGGCRGASHAAAHVPSSDDGDDGVVVMDADDLMGEDSSEDDAPSTRRRIVEID; encoded by the coding sequence ATGAGCCGCGCTACTGAGCGGCTGCACACGTGTGAGTGCGCGGCAGCGTACCGCGTGGCgagcctgctgcagcggccgcgcacGGTCGAGGGCGCCGACGCGGGGTCGCTGCGTGGGACAACAGCGCAGATCGAGCAGTTTCTCGCCAGGGCGTCACGGGAACCTGCAGTGCGGATGGAGCCGGAGTGTATGCAGACGGGCAgtggcaacagcagcggcgcggaggAGCTATCACTGGCGGACGAGGGGCCTACCCTGCAGCTGAGCGTTGTCGCcggcgtgctggaggaggcggaggtggccgcAGAGCAGCGCGGAATATCATCCCTCGACGGGCTTGTGCTACCGACAGCGGCAAACCAAGAGGAGCTCCAGCGGCGTAAGGCAGAGCAGGCGCAGGCTATGCTGAACCTGCTGAGTGCGCTTTCGCCgtccgcgccggcgccgggcggctgccgcggcgcgtcgcacgcggcggcgcacgtgccgagcagcgacgatggcgacgacggcgtggTCGTGATGGACGCGGACGACTTGATGGGGGAGGACTCGAGCGAGGACGATGCGCCGTCGACGCGCCGGCGCATCGTGGAGATAGACTGA
- a CDS encoding putative iron-sulfur cluster assembly protein (previous protein_id=AAZ14585.1): protein MAVMPSAACAAQLAAVRTLYSDKVQDHYKNPRNVGKLDKNDPNVGTGLRGAPECGDMTQMQVKVNPDTLVIEDVKFKAFGCGSAIAASSYASQAIRGKTVADALKLTNKDIAHELSLPPVKLHCSMLAEETIHAAVENYLSKNPTLKSKVSKRKEEEAKQE, encoded by the coding sequence ATGGCTGTGATGCCGTCggctgcgtgcgctgcgcagctggcTGCTGTGCGCACATTGTACAGCGACAAGGTGCAGGACCACTACAAGAACCCGCGCAACGTGGGCAAGCTGGACAAGAACGACCCGAACGTGGGTACTgggctgcgcggcgcaccggAGTGTGGCGATATGACGCAAATGCAAGTGAAGGTAAACCCAGATACACTTGTGATCGAGGACGTCAAGTTCAAGGCGTTCGGCTGCGGGAGCGCAATAGCTGCGTCGTCGTACGCTTCGCAGGCGATCCGCGGCAAGACTGTCGCGGATGCGCTGAAGCTGACGAACAAGGATATTGCGCATGAGCTGTCTCTGCCGCCGGTAAAGCTGCACTGTTCCATGTTGGCGGAGGAGACGATCCACGCTGCGGTCGAGAACTACCTGTCGAAGAACCCAACGCTGAAGAGCAAGGTGTCGAAgcggaaggaggaggaggcgaaacAGGAGTAA
- a CDS encoding conserved hypothetical protein (previous protein_id=AAZ14589.1) produces MCSFASTVSGAAASSSTEQHARALALLSELQNAAGSAAASESLAPPAEVPAETALWRSYMHPFARLLCNKIHVSVSTDNRTPLSAALLANGRWDETLLDCVCQLASWPDAEAAGTVAQWMASLVQSCALRKSSRLVSSSSEMELMVRRVVEASSPALLCAVVQACQVRTRRMDSSAGDGGAAFRGAATVLYASQAEEDLHGGCRWHPCMSDRAIKLSLQQIVQVLSGSASDRRKGRAGSASAVTLVARLQIQQCCLCQIPRHMDDRTRHDCAVLAMKALKQAPFTVLLAAYEYFREEGLASAVVAQRFLAHCGACVTHVTQRGVSLATYLSPVANKGAVEALLHAHSTVLSTGPDSKQMETTMSYVTATLNALGYPHVVRSLYKAPQPTMTTTSDPELCETPHSVVSQVLLRDVHGAVVALEALGASRPEGWLSVPPSATESMAAVSRLVGQEGSVADVKRLYAALVGFHNAGLFISYYVECVLAGVCDRVRDIGRQQRHARENASKVPSAPPHEILERVIPVFRATLCYIGDELNADIIFELVETALQLRDYAVPLTAALVSTLRASMEVSLCLHELLCRVDASTHNTPFLAYYALCYTRDFGSHATFDHLAALWRVDADAIWNRATHLSPSCQLWKCATCGRLNSDRYNYCVCSALRYSHVLCGACGYAQDERLRQCCSCGQTLLNKASLAGAVARTAWQCRDCGARNPARQTLLCFRCGEPTGPCIQQHAAAEATESEGSAASTSLECGCCFSRGCDKDQRRGAAAAATRRAAAYMAAVGVCHECGRFKMDHAARHSLVWVCTGCHQRRSSLERICPSCPQVECLPQAVCRGPVNVPRVCRHCGHEEVNPFAMLCRGCGSTADPFVHRGDSAEATRMPERVSAASGHSSPTSPEAVPNQQQCQVYHWCLHCHHMQVRDGTAPLHQQHCSKCAANCEEEGLYLLPSRVCGRCGASLPARYAGSAVCPYCAAYVELVPQPQKCDSDSAQRYWTAFTLLHTCEVLDECCARESLLTERSTHAMPTALVRVTPKTSASDSGVSLGSAAITVGASTRAYLQRRPTIERTLSCLRREWCNMDGDAWLSVRMDVVTLLGRAVDTLRQWLSASLTARRLSALLKDILTHVDCACGVAVTGSQDAFSRSAQGHFTPVEVCHECLGTHPPTLCPFLEDSGLWLCGECGSSNSNSDVCRYVCGRCLALRPVMQDLLVSTCWECHACDRANVQFERYCMHCGAERAAWSTAMLPHWDSAGDGALTDDAHGNDGFHSLAAAGAGELDPRGEATHQINGLATGKRRGDAEGHCVGLLNLKGNGQTLSPSLSDALFCGASNASLLDTLAASSADTAEPVRGDEIPFSPAKCPLCGLVYIEARCPLCLNHIADVADARGTVCEVQDRCAFIQPSGTTRPQDRIFVDEALLKANTLKEGLLVHYTAELGQRGRMEARLLRC; encoded by the coding sequence ATGTGCAGCTTCGCGTCCACAGTCTccggagcagctgcgtccTCGTCAACGGAGCAGCATGCGCGAGCATTGGCACTGTTGAGTGAACTGCAGAATGCTGCCGGCTCCGCAGCCGCGTCAGAGTCTCTTGCACCGCCGGCAGAGGTGCCGGCGGAGACGGCTCTCTGGCGGAGCTACATGCATCCTTTTGCAAGACTCCTGTGCAACAAAATCCACGTCAGCGTCTCGACCGACAATAGaacgccgctgtcggcagcCTTGCTCGCCAACGGCAGATGGGATGAGACGCTTCTGGACTGCGTCTGCCAGCTTGCTTCGTGGCcggacgccgaggcggcagGAACAGTTGCGCAGTGGATGGCGTCGCTGGTGCAGAGCTGCGCGCTGAGGAAGAGCTCCCGTCTTGTTTCGTCGTCATCTGAGATGGAGTTGATGGTGCGACGCGTAGTAGAGGCGTCatcgccagcgctgctgtgcgcggtggtgcaggcaTGCCAGGTGCGCACTCGTCGCATGGATAGCTCGGCGGGCGACGGTGGAGCGGCGTTCAGGGGTGCAGCCACTGTCCTCTACGCATCACAAGCAGAGGAGGACTTGCATGGCGGCTGTCGGTGGCATCCCTGCATGAGCGATAGGGCGATCAAGCTTTCTCTGCAGCAGATCGTGCAGGTTCTTTCCGGCTCCGCGAGTGACAGACGAAAAGGTAGGGCAGGCAGCGCGTCTGCCGTTACTCTCGTGGCACGCCTCCAGATTCAGCAATGCTGTCTGTGTCAAATTCCACGCCACATGGACGACCGCACTCGCCACGATTGCGCCGTACTCGCCATGAAAGCCCTCAAGCAGGCACCCTTCACCGTTCTGTTGGCCGCCTACGAATACTTCCGCGAGGAGGGGCTTGCctcagcggtggtggcacagCGCTTCCTCGCGCACTGTGGGGCGTGCGTCACCCACGTCACCCAGCGCGGTGTCTCACTGGCGACATACCTCTCGCCTGTGGCAAACAAAGGAGCGGTCGaggcgctcctgcacgcCCACAGCACAGTGCTGAGCACCGGCCCTGACTCGAAGCAGATGGAGACAACGATGTCGTACGTCACTGCCACGCTGAACGCACTCGGCTACCCACATGTCGTGCGTTCTCTCTACAAAGCGCCTCAGCCGACGATGACGACTACGTCTGACCCCGAACTCTGTGAGACGCCGCACTCCGTCGtgtcgcaggtgctgctgcgcgacgtACATGGGGCCGTGGTTGCTCTGGAGGCCCTCGGCGCCTCCCGTCCGGAAGGGTGGCTATCGGTGCCACCATCCGCCACGGAGTCTATGGCAGCCGTGAGTCGGTTGGTGGGACAGGAGGGCAGCGTTGCCGACGTGAAGAGATTATACGCGGCCCTTGTCGGGTTTCACAATGCGGGGTTGTTTATTAGCTACTACGTGGAGTGCGTGCTGGCTGGCGTGTGCGATCGCGTGCGCGATATCGGGAGGCAACAGAGGCACGCACGGGAGAACGCGAGCAAGGTGCCTAGTGCGCCTCCTCACGAGATCCTGGAGCGCGTCATCCCGGTCTTCCGCGCGACCTTGTGCTACATTGGTGACGAGCTCAACGCAGACATAATTTTCGAGCTTGTTGAAACAGCGCTGCAGCTACGCGACTACGCGGTGCCGCTGACAGCTGCTCTCGTCTCGACTCTCCGAGCGAGTATGGAGGTGAGTCTCTGTCTGCACGAGCTGCTGTGCCGAGTGGACGCCTCAACGCACAACACGCCGTTTCTCGCCTACTACGCCCTGTGCTACACCAGAGACTTCGGCTCACATGCCACGTTTGATCATCTCGCCGCCCTCTGGCGCGTTGACGCCGACGCCATTTGGAATCGCGCAACCCACCTTTCCCCGTCGTGTCAGCTGTGGAAGTGCGCCACTTGCGGCCGACTGAACAGCGATCGCTACAACTACTGTGTGTGCTCAGCGCTTCGATACAGCCATGTGCTGTGTGGTGCCTGCGGCTACGCGCAGGACGAACGGCTGCGccagtgctgcagctgtggtCAGACGCTGCTGAACAAGGCGTCGTTGGCCGGGGCGGTGGCCCGCACGGCGTGGCAATGTCGAGACTGCGGGGCCCGCAATCCAGCTAGGCAGACGTTGCTGTGCTTCCGTTGCGGAGAGCCAACAGGGCCGTGCatccagcagcacgccgccgcagaagCCACCGAATCTGAGGGCTCGGCGGCGTCCACATCACTGGAGTGCGGGTGCTGTTTTAGCCGTGGTTGCGACAAAGACCAGagacgcggtgctgccgcagctgccacaCGGAGAGCAGCCGCGTACATGGCCGCCGTCGGTGTCTGTCACGAGTGCGGCCGCTTCAAGATGGACCATGCCGCGCGGCACAGCCTCGTGTGGGTATGCACAGGCTGCcatcagcggcgcagctcgctgGAGCGCATTTGCCCCTCATGCCCGCAGGTGGAGTGTCTCCCGCAGGCTGTGTGCCGGGGACCAGTGAACGtaccgcgcgtgtgccgccacTGCGGTCACGAGGAAGTGAACCCGTTCGCGATGTTGTGTCggggctgcggcagcaccgcggaTCCTTTCGTTCACCGCGGTGACTCCGCAGAGGCCACGCGTATGCCGGAGCGAGTGTCCGCTGCTAGTGGTCACTCCAGCCCCACGTCCCCCGAGGCGGTGCCGAACCAACAGCAGTGCCAAGTGTACCACTGGTGCCTCCACTGTCACCACATGCAAGTGCGGGACggcacggcgccgctccaccagcagcactgcagcaAATGCGCGGCAAActgtgaggaggagggcctGTACTTGCTACCTTCGCGCGTCTGTGGCCGGTGCGGCGCGAGCTTACCGGCTCGCTACGCGGGTAGCGCCGTCTGCCCCTACTGTGCCGCTTACGTGGAACTGGTACCGCAGCCGCAAAAATGCGACAGTGACAGCGCACAACGGTACTGGACTGCTTTCACGCTGCTTCACACATGCGAAGTGCTTGACGAATGCTGTGCCAGAGAATCGCTGCTCACGGAGAGATCGACCCACGCTATGCCGACAGCGCTTGTGCGGGTGACACCGAAGACTTCGGCATCTGATAGCGGCGTCTCTCTCGGCTCTGCAGCGATTACAGTCGGCGCGAGTACTCGGGCATATCTTCAGAGGCGCCCGACCATAGAGAGGACGCTGTCCTGCCTGCGGCGCGAGTGGTGCAACATGGACGGTGATGCTTGGCTATCCGTGCGCATGGACGTTGTCACGCTCCTGGGGCGAGCCGTCGACACACTGCGCCAGTGGCTCTCTGCATCCCTCACGGCGCGCCGTCTCTCTGCCCTCTTGAAGGACATCCTTACGCATGTCGACTGTGCGTGTggggtggcggtgacagGCTCCCAGGATGCCttcagccgcagcgcgcagggTCACTTCACCCCTGTCGAGGTGTGCCACGAGTGTCTcggcacccacccacctacTCTGTGTCCTTTTTTGGAGGACAGTGGCTTGTGGCTGTGTGGGGAGTGTGGCTCATCGAACAGCAACTCAGACGTGTGCCGCTATGTGtgtggccgctgcctcgccttGCGGCCAGTGATGCAGGACCTGCTCGTCTCGACCTGCTGGGAGTGTCACGCGTGCGATCGGGCTAATGTCCAGTTTGAGCGCTACTGTATGCACTGCGGCGCTGAGCGAGCAGCGTGGAGTACGGCGATGCTACCTCACTGGGATTCTGCTGGCGACGGAGCGTTGACGGACGACGCACATGGTAACGATGGATTCCACTcactcgctgctgcaggcgccgGAGAACTCGACCCCCGCGGCGAGGCAACGCACCAAATCAACGGGCTGGCAACAGGGAAGCGGCGCGGAGACGCAGAGGGACATTGTGTAGGGCTGCTAAATTTGAAGGGCAATGGACAGACACTATCGCCGAGCTTATCCGATGCGCTGTTCTGTGGGGCATCAAACGCTTCCCTGCTGGACACCctcgccgccagctccgctgATACGGCTGAGCCGGTCCGAGGCGACGAGATTCCCTTCAGCCCCGCCAAGTGCCCCCTGTGCGGGCTCGTCTACATCGAAGCACGGTGCCCGCTCTGCCTCAACCACATCGCCGACGTCGCCGATGCGAGAGGAACAGTGTGCGAGGTGCAGGATCGCTGCGCTTTCATTCAGCCCAGCGGCACCACCCGTCCACAAGATCGCATCTTCGTAGATGAGGCCCTGCTGAAGGCAAACACACTGAAAGAGGGATTACTTGTGCACTACACTGCCGAGCTCGGCCAGCGCGGTAGGATGGAGGCAAGGCTGTTGCGATGTTGA
- the CYP7 gene encoding putative cyclophilin 7 (previous protein_id=AAZ14584.1) gives MAVVLHTTVGDLPVLLHYQTCPLASFNFLALCASGYYDGCTFYRHFPGILLQTGDPTNTGKGGESIFAKLPPVAYTADGDDNGDAVSSEAASVAAAGILPGRYFRDEGFGVTTHAQRGTLSMAHKGTKADTNASQFFVTTSPQSSFDGFYTAFGVVDLNGVYSASEAAVVAEVASSTEGEVAGSSLATAEPDAVGDAAPKCGDAVLTALEVASAKVDEKNIVQLASRARITNATVLYNPFAEGKMKL, from the coding sequence ATGGCCGTCGTCCTGCACACCACCGTAGGGGACCTTCCGGTGCTGCTCCATTATCAGACATGCCCGCTGGCCTCCTTTAACTTCCTCGCGCTCTGCGCCTCGGGTTACTACGACGGATGCACCTTCTATCGGCACTTCCCTGGCATTCTGCTGCAGACTGGTGATCCGACGAACACCGGAAAAGGCGGCGAATCCATCTTTGCCAAGCTACCCCCTGTCGCCTATAccgctgacggcgacgacaATGGTGATGCGGTGTCATCGGAGGCCGCGTCTGTAGCTGCCGCTGGCATCCTTCCGGGACGGTACTTTCGCGACGAGGGCTTTGGTGTtaccacgcacgcacagcgcggcACCCTCTCCATGGCCCACAAGGGCACCAAGGCGGACACGAACGCCTCTCAGTTTTTCGTGACTACCAGTCCCCAATCATCGTTCGATGGCTTTTACACTGCTTTCGGCGTGGTGGACCTGAACGGTGTCTACTCGGCCTCTGAAGCCGCCGTGGTGGCAGAGGTGGCAAGTTCCACAGAAGGGGAGGTGGCCGGAAGCTCTTTAGCCACGGCTGAGCCTGACGCGGtgggcgacgcggcgcccaAGTGCGGAGACGCCGTGCTGACGGCATTGGAGGTCGCTTCCGCAAAGGTCGACGAAAAGAACATTGTTCAGCTCGCGTCCCGCGCTCGCATCACTAACGCCACCGTTCTCTACAATCCCTTCGCGGAGGGAAAGATGAAGCTGtag
- a CDS encoding conserved hypothetical protein (previous protein_id=AAZ14588.1), whose product MLVGLTGLMEWTVMQPSTASQLDASYTSSTGALQQARTYPALLTELTPTVLTGRSSASASAAPLVYATVSSLVEIEKIGPRQLRLRQELFGVPGTYRVLYLTAPSAVACDEWWRALYRLTDDQRLHLRSTNAPVAAAPSFHPDPESAHPCCDAAACLADSLVAPAPERSQEVSGVTELQRMLLFTPSSPCSVRAGRPSCRLRGCMSQSSPSAIEPSVTDLRTSQLLLRPQQLALGTSRADSTRHPVAVLPPSGLMLACDAATAAAAAVTGTSSLSLQCNSAPARTDVIPSIERPMPSGVSTASPPRPIAPVKDSGRRHLAQAQRPTSTSALSVSLPMKSPVSSTAAVNGSANLLGAPAAASRRIAAPPSLCALLGSGTDLCSRTASVSTASHASTASISGDAAEREAGVSPQTLAAASAASPKEKETPAAETVATLSSSALPREHVEFNSSAGVAWHPAFLTPATAAVVPTAAARTSSTQPLGQRPVSPRLCLRQVPLQNPPRGRSPSLTRRGATAPAALPSSEAAALAQASTAGCTLSPVSSAYEPIHVDSTTVSRAHGSGCSSPCSRLKSPSSALDIYLLHWYGCCTPSLTPRIMYRGVSPLWRRNMNAKGSRSRSRERRDSAATPMSGQPRGNRHCGLTRSVGRRRYSSSSLAHRSRYVGAAYAPAIPPLLSVIAQPHMFLKYPVRVSSPRSSDKDGAGADGAATYVFLTLDEDCVVTVPAARFDQRMKEASLLQQRKAPDDSARAERCCSGADSVSVGVRSFERAQRFFGADYCRAMPVAEVERVSRGNEEPLLLLNAAQRERFRDLSKMICIATQTHALILEATNSTDAERYVGKWKRYLRSLRGAH is encoded by the coding sequence ATGCTAGTGGGGCTCACGGGTTTGATGGAGTGGACTGTGATGCAGCCATCCACCGCCTCCCAACTGGACGCCTCTTACACTTCTTCTACCGGCGCGTTGCAGCAGGCTCGAACCTATCCGGCCCTCCTCACCGAGCTCACACCCACAGTCTTGACcgggcgcagctccgcctctgccagcgctgcgccgctggtgTACGCTACTGTGTCCTCCCTCGTCGAAATCGAAAAGATCGGACCGCGCCAGCTCCGACTGCGACAGGAGCTCTTTGGTGTTCCGGGGACGTATCGTGTGCTGTACTTGACCGCGCCAAGCGCTGTGGCTTGCGATGAGTGGTGGCGTGCCCTTTACCGCCTTACCGACGATCAGCGGCTCCACCTCCGATCAACTAACGCTCCAGTAGCAGCGGCACCAAGCTTTCACCCTGATCCGGAGAGCGCACATCCGTGTTGTGATGCGGCCGCATGCCTGGCCGACTCCCTTGTCGCACCGGCCCCGGAACGCTCACAGGAAGTAAGTGGCGTGACAGAGCTGCAACGAATGCTGCTCTTCACCCCCTCTTCGCCGTGTTCTGTCAGAGCCGGACGACCATCTTGTCGTCTGCGAGGTTGCATGTCCCAGTCATCACCGTCTGCCATCGAGCCGTCTGTGACTGACTTGAGGACCTCCCAGCTGCTTCTGCgtccgcagcagctggcgcttGGCACATCAAGGGCTGACAGCACAAGGCACCCAGTGGCAGTACTTCCGCCATCCGGCCTCATGCTCGCTTGTGATGCCGCtactgctgcggctgccgcggtcACGGGGACATCCTCGTTATCGCTTCAATGCAATTCGGCACCCGCGCGCACCGACGTTATCCCTTCCATAGAGAGGCCGATGCCTTCGGGTGTGTCGACAGCTTCCCCGCCGCGACCAATTGCACCGGTCAAGGACAGTGGTCGTAGGCATCTTGCGCAAGCGCAGAGGCCGACTTCCACCTCGGCGCTGTCTGTGTCTTTGCCAATGAAAAGTCCTGTGTCATCTACGGCTGCTGTGAATGGAAGTGCAAACCTGCTtggcgcacctgcagctgcatcgAGGCGGATCGCGGCTCCTCCCTCTTTGTGCGCGCTTCTCGGAAGCGGCACTGATCTGTGTTCCAGGACCGCGTCTGTCTCCACTGCGTCACACGCTTCCACGGCTTCTATCAGCGGGGAtgcggcggagagggaggcgggcgTTTCTCCTCAGACGCTTGcagccgcctctgctgcatcgccgaaggagaaggagacaCCAGCAGCTGAGACAGTCGCCACGCTGTCGTCGAGCGCGTTGCCGCGAGAGCACGTCGAGTTCAACAGCTCCGCAGGCGTCGCCTGGCATCCCGCTTTCTTAAcccctgccaccgccgcggtggtgcccactgctgcggctcgTACCTCTTCAACGCAGCCGCTGGGGCAGCGCCCGGTGTCGCCGCGTTTGTGCCTGCGGCAAGTACCCCTGCAAAACCCTCCACGAGGTCGATCTCCTTCGCTTACACGTAGAGGTGCCACAGCTCCGGCGGCACTGCCGTCatcagaagcagcagctcttgcaCAGGCCTCGACAGCGGGTTGTACTCTGTCACCCGTCTCTTCCGCCTACGAGCCAATTCACGTGGACAGCACCACGGTGTCTcgtgcgcacggcagcggctgctcctCACCGTGTAGTCGACTGAAATCTCCATCCTCTGCGCTGGACATCTACCTGTTACACTGGTACGGGTGTTGCACTCCATCACTGACGCCGCGCATTATGTACCGCGGCGTGTCACCCCTGTGGAGGCGGAACATGAACGCAAAGGGCAGTCGCTCCCGCTCTCGAGAGCGTCGCGACTCGGCTGCCACGCCAATGTCCGGGCAACCACGCGGCAATCGCCATTGCGGCCTGACCCGATCTGTCGGTCGTCGCCGATAttcctcgtcctcgctggCTCACCGCTCTCGTTACGTTGGTGCCGCCTATGCACCTGCGATTCCCCCGCTCTTGTCAGTGATTGCACAGCCACACATGTTTCTCAAGTATCCGGTACGGGTATCGTCACCTCGTAGCAGCGACAAAGACGGTGCTGGCGCGGACGGAGCCGCGACGTACGTTTTCCTTACCCTTGATGAGGACTGCGTCGTTACGGTACCAGCTGCACGGTTCGACCAGCGCATGAAGGAAGCGagcctcctgcagcagcgcaaagCCCCTGACGACAGCGCTAGAGCGGAGCGCTGCTGTTCTGGTGCCGACTCCGTGTCGGTCGGGGTGCGCAGCTTCGAGCGGGCCCAGCGCTTCTTCGGCGCGGATTACTGCAGAGCAATGCCAGTAGCTGAGGTAGAGCGGGTATCAAGAGGCAACGAAGAGCCCCTGCTGCTCCTcaacgctgcgcagcgggaGCGGTTTCGCGATCTTTCCAAGATGATCTGTATTGcgacgcagacgcacgcgctcaTATTGGAGGCGACCAACTCGACGGATGCAGAGAGGTACGTGGGCAAGTGGAAGAGGTACTTGCGTAGTCTGCGAGGAGCACATTGA